One window of uncultured Desulfovibrio sp. genomic DNA carries:
- a CDS encoding methyl-accepting chemotaxis protein produces MSLLKNTQLQTKLIVSFVLSSLMTLAVGVFAVFELEKVNDADTILYERATVPMADLLKLSVGFQRIRVNMEGIVGASSDAEVSKRTVQIEALRKEIDESSKAVEKTLISAKAKQIIEEYKVHRAAFRGMTDKVLKLKQDGDSAGAEAYLDGEGNKLANQYQDAINRLVESKEEQGHLLAQSNDDLADFSKKMIFAAIAIGFILSVGQGMLLTREVMRQLGEDPGYLAEVAGKIADGDLDVTFRQQKKPGGVYHVLQNMVGTMKDKIAEAEQKSAEASEQAHHAEIATQEAQAAKVQAERAKAEGMLQAAHQLESVVEVVSTATEQLSALITQSSRGAEEQSRRVSVTSSAMDEMNVTVGEVAENAAKASDTSDTARSKAQEGAQLVRNVVSDITAVQKQSLEVKADMATLGKQADGIGQIMSVISDIADQTNLLALNAAIEAARAGDAGRGFAVVADEVRKLAEKTMTATQEVGGVIRGIQEGTRKSIDGVDKSVATIESATHRASLSGEALTQIVSLVEQASDQVRSIAAASEQQSASSEEISRSVEQVATISAETAQAMGRANQAMGEMAQQAQVLRRLIQEMKAG; encoded by the coding sequence ATGAGCCTTTTGAAAAATACGCAACTGCAAACAAAGTTGATTGTGAGTTTTGTTTTGTCTTCGCTGATGACCTTGGCCGTAGGTGTCTTTGCCGTTTTTGAGCTGGAAAAGGTCAATGATGCTGACACGATCCTTTATGAGCGCGCCACGGTTCCCATGGCGGATCTGCTGAAGCTTTCCGTGGGTTTTCAGCGCATTCGCGTCAACATGGAAGGTATCGTGGGCGCATCGTCAGATGCGGAGGTCAGTAAGCGCACTGTCCAGATTGAAGCGCTGCGCAAAGAAATAGACGAAAGCTCAAAAGCTGTGGAGAAGACTCTTATTTCTGCCAAGGCAAAGCAAATTATTGAAGAGTACAAGGTACACCGCGCGGCATTTAGAGGCATGACGGACAAGGTCCTCAAATTGAAGCAGGATGGTGACTCCGCCGGAGCGGAAGCCTATCTTGATGGTGAGGGAAACAAGCTGGCCAATCAGTATCAGGATGCCATCAACCGCCTTGTGGAATCCAAGGAAGAGCAGGGCCATCTGCTGGCCCAGTCCAATGACGACCTGGCTGATTTTTCCAAAAAAATGATTTTTGCGGCCATTGCCATTGGTTTTATCTTGTCTGTGGGGCAAGGCATGTTGCTCACGCGTGAGGTTATGCGGCAGCTTGGCGAGGATCCTGGCTATCTTGCCGAAGTTGCGGGCAAGATTGCTGACGGCGATCTGGACGTGACCTTCCGTCAGCAAAAGAAGCCCGGCGGCGTTTATCATGTCTTGCAAAACATGGTGGGAACCATGAAGGACAAGATCGCCGAGGCGGAGCAGAAAAGCGCCGAAGCTTCTGAGCAGGCCCACCATGCGGAAATAGCCACCCAAGAGGCGCAGGCTGCCAAGGTGCAGGCCGAACGCGCCAAGGCCGAGGGTATGCTGCAGGCCGCGCACCAGCTTGAAAGCGTGGTTGAGGTGGTATCAACTGCCACAGAGCAGCTTTCTGCATTGATTACGCAATCGAGCCGTGGGGCAGAGGAACAGTCTCGGCGTGTTTCAGTTACGTCTTCTGCCATGGATGAGATGAACGTCACCGTGGGCGAAGTTGCGGAAAACGCCGCCAAGGCCTCTGATACTTCCGATACCGCGCGCAGCAAGGCGCAGGAAGGTGCGCAACTGGTTCGCAATGTGGTGAGCGATATCACTGCGGTGCAAAAGCAGTCGCTTGAAGTCAAGGCCGATATGGCCACGCTCGGCAAACAGGCCGATGGCATTGGGCAGATCATGAGCGTTATTTCCGATATCGCAGATCAGACCAACCTTCTGGCCCTGAATGCCGCCATTGAGGCGGCCCGCGCTGGCGATGCCGGGCGCGGCTTTGCCGTGGTGGCCGATGAAGTGCGCAAACTGGCGGAAAAGACCATGACTGCCACGCAGGAAGTGGGCGGCGTTATCCGTGGTATTCAGGAAGGAACCCGTAAAAGCATTGACGGCGTGGACAAGTCTGTTGCCACCATTGAAAGCGCCACGCACCGGGCTTCGCTTTCTGGCGAGGCGCTTACACAGATTGTCAGCCTTGTGGAACAGGCAAGCGATCAGGTGCGCTCCATCGCCGCAGCCAGCGAGCAGCAGTCGGCATCCAGTGAGGAAATCAGCCGTTCTGTGGAGCAGGTCGCAACTATTTCGGCGGAAACCGCGCAAGCCATGGGAAGGGCCAATCAGGCTATGGGCGAAATGGCCCAGCAGGCCCAGGTGCTGCGGCGGCTTATTCAGGAAATGAAGGCTGGCTAA
- a CDS encoding GyrI-like domain-containing protein: METLTYQQRIGLVLRHIEQHLDDRPNLEELARIACFSPYHFHRVFSSMVGESVAAYVRRLLLERAAMQLGHSPESVTQIALCAGYDSVDAFTRAFRAHMGMLPSEYRRRKGHLEVARRRDLTRPLFYHEMTDLPVMEVRVEKFAPRLVAAVRHTGPYDESFPAWEKLCGALGANGLLSDASVAYGVSYDNPDITAPQKCRMDACVSLSPELLETSAELCPLLQNEGIFLRHIGGEQEYAALRIKGPYSLLHPAYRSLFGMWFPQSGREPYNDPGFEIYWNSPQTTPPADLLTEICIPLRPMDKF, encoded by the coding sequence ATGGAAACACTTACCTACCAGCAGCGTATAGGCCTTGTGCTGCGCCACATTGAGCAGCACCTTGATGACAGGCCAAACCTGGAGGAACTGGCGCGCATAGCCTGTTTTTCGCCCTATCACTTTCACCGGGTATTTTCATCCATGGTGGGTGAGAGCGTTGCGGCATACGTGCGCCGTCTGCTGCTGGAGCGCGCCGCCATGCAGCTTGGGCATTCCCCTGAATCTGTCACCCAGATAGCCCTTTGCGCTGGCTACGATAGCGTGGACGCCTTTACGCGCGCTTTTCGGGCGCATATGGGCATGCTGCCGTCTGAATACCGCCGCAGGAAGGGACATCTGGAGGTTGCCCGCAGACGCGATCTGACGCGTCCCCTGTTTTATCATGAAATGACCGACCTCCCGGTCATGGAAGTGCGTGTCGAAAAGTTTGCGCCTCGCTTGGTGGCTGCCGTGCGGCATACAGGGCCGTATGACGAGAGTTTTCCTGCATGGGAAAAACTGTGCGGCGCGCTGGGGGCCAACGGCCTGCTTTCTGATGCCTCGGTGGCTTACGGCGTGAGCTACGACAATCCGGACATCACCGCGCCTCAAAAGTGCCGCATGGATGCCTGCGTCAGCCTGTCGCCAGAATTACTGGAAACAAGTGCCGAATTGTGCCCTCTGCTACAGAATGAGGGCATTTTTTTGCGCCATATTGGCGGGGAACAGGAGTATGCCGCACTGCGCATCAAGGGGCCGTACTCCCTGTTGCATCCGGCCTACAGGTCGCTGTTTGGCATGTGGTTTCCGCAGAGTGGACGCGAGCCGTATAATGATCCGGGCTTTGAAATCTACTGGAATTCGCCGCAAACAACCCCTCCTGCAGACCTGCTGACGGAAATCTGCATTCCGCTCAGACCGATGGATAAGTTCTGA
- a CDS encoding GyrI-like domain-containing protein, giving the protein MNGFEIKVVEFPTKQLMGIKVRTNMAKAKEDCQALWQNFCPQMPKIYGKESYGVSIMLNAQDFDYWAAVEADEQIPAGIETTRIPSGSYARCTVPNLESIGAGYMFMYQTWLGGQQEWKLNEQAPCFELYPADWSPSMPFDLFMPVKR; this is encoded by the coding sequence ATGAACGGATTTGAAATAAAAGTCGTGGAATTTCCGACCAAGCAGCTTATGGGCATCAAGGTGCGTACCAACATGGCAAAAGCCAAGGAAGACTGCCAGGCCCTATGGCAGAACTTCTGCCCGCAAATGCCCAAAATTTATGGCAAGGAAAGCTACGGCGTTTCCATCATGCTCAATGCCCAGGATTTTGATTACTGGGCCGCCGTTGAGGCTGACGAACAGATTCCAGCAGGCATTGAAACCACCCGCATTCCGTCCGGCTCCTACGCCCGCTGCACTGTGCCGAATCTGGAAAGCATCGGTGCAGGATACATGTTCATGTACCAGACATGGCTTGGCGGGCAGCAGGAATGGAAACTGAACGAGCAGGCCCCCTGCTTTGAATTGTACCCTGCGGACTGGAGTCCGAGTATGCCGTTTGACCTGTTTATGCCGGTCAAGCGTTAG
- the cobI gene encoding precorrin-2 C(20)-methyltransferase, with translation MNGILYGVGVGPGAPDLLTLRAVRVLGEVDVILAAASPRNDFSAALDTARPHLRADVRVLRLEFPMTRDRSVLREAWRVAAQTTRDVLESGQSAAFLTIGDPLVYSTFGYLMRTLGECAPHLAVEVIPGITSFQAAAARTRTVLCENGETLRIIPGINSRESLEDSLQQSDTAVILKAYRNLPAIAEALGATNRLESCVLASHVEQPAEKVCQGLGGACAAGETPPYMSLILSRKPQGR, from the coding sequence ATGAACGGAATTCTCTACGGCGTGGGCGTCGGCCCCGGCGCGCCCGATCTTTTGACCCTGCGGGCAGTCAGGGTGTTGGGCGAGGTGGATGTTATCCTTGCGGCAGCCTCGCCCCGCAATGATTTTTCAGCGGCGCTGGACACGGCGCGCCCGCATCTGCGGGCCGATGTGCGCGTGTTGCGGCTGGAATTTCCCATGACGCGCGACCGTTCCGTGCTGCGTGAGGCGTGGCGCGTAGCGGCCCAGACTACCAGAGATGTGCTGGAAAGCGGGCAGAGCGCCGCTTTTCTGACCATTGGCGATCCGCTGGTGTACAGTACGTTTGGCTACCTCATGCGCACCCTTGGCGAATGTGCGCCGCATCTGGCGGTGGAGGTCATCCCCGGCATTACGTCCTTTCAGGCAGCAGCCGCCCGCACCCGCACCGTGTTGTGCGAAAACGGCGAGACCTTGCGCATTATACCGGGCATCAACAGCCGGGAGAGTCTGGAAGATTCATTGCAACAGAGTGATACTGCTGTGATTCTCAAGGCCTATCGCAACCTGCCTGCCATTGCGGAAGCCTTGGGCGCTACCAACAGACTGGAGTCGTGCGTCCTGGCGAGCCATGTGGAGCAGCCCGCGGAGAAGGTCTGTCAGGGGCTTGGCGGGGCTTGTGCTGCGGGTGAAACACCGCCCTATATGTCGTTGATTCTGAGCCGTAAGCCGCAGGGTAGATAA